One Verrucomicrobiota bacterium DNA window includes the following coding sequences:
- a CDS encoding TIM barrel protein: MKKKISRRSAIRTVAGTAALAGTVRFSASSALAAEEVKSSPKGRVNHSVCRWCYSKIPLEDLCKASKEMGLVSVELVTVADFPTLQKYGLMCAMVSGVPGGIENGLNDIKNHDKIVAFFEETAPRVAKAGFQNIICFSGNRRGMSDEEGLKNCALGLKRIVPIAEKHNVTAVMELLNSKVNHRDYMCDHTPWGVELCKQVGSERFKLLYDIYHMQIMEGDVIATIKKYSQYIAHYHTGGVPGRAEIDDTQELYYPAIMKAIVATGFKGHVAQEFVPKRDPLTSLKQGVMICDV, encoded by the coding sequence TCAGCTTCATCCGCGTTGGCAGCTGAAGAAGTGAAGTCCAGCCCGAAGGGCCGCGTCAATCATTCGGTCTGCCGCTGGTGTTACAGCAAGATTCCGCTGGAGGATCTCTGCAAAGCTTCCAAGGAAATGGGGCTGGTGTCGGTCGAACTGGTCACCGTGGCCGATTTCCCGACTTTGCAGAAATACGGACTGATGTGCGCCATGGTCAGCGGCGTGCCGGGCGGAATTGAGAACGGGCTGAACGACATCAAGAACCACGACAAGATCGTGGCCTTCTTCGAGGAGACAGCGCCCCGGGTGGCCAAAGCCGGTTTTCAGAACATTATTTGTTTTTCCGGAAATCGCCGCGGGATGAGCGATGAAGAAGGATTGAAGAACTGCGCCCTCGGATTGAAACGCATCGTCCCCATTGCCGAGAAGCACAACGTCACCGCGGTCATGGAGCTTCTCAACAGCAAGGTGAACCATCGGGACTACATGTGCGATCACACGCCGTGGGGCGTTGAACTCTGCAAACAGGTCGGCTCGGAGCGGTTCAAGCTCCTCTACGATATCTATCACATGCAGATCATGGAAGGCGACGTGATTGCCACGATCAAGAAATACAGCCAGTACATCGCGCACTACCACACCGGCGGCGTCCCGGGCCGGGCGGAGATCGATGACACGCAAGAGCTGTATTATCCGGCGATCATGAAGGCCATCGTCGCGACGGGTTTCAAAGGCCACGTGGCCCAGGAATTCGTGCCGAAACGCGATCCGCTGACTTCCTTGAAGCAAGGCGTGATGATTTGCGACGTGTAG